A stretch of the Aminipila terrae genome encodes the following:
- a CDS encoding DUF4179 domain-containing protein yields the protein MNERISPEPELIKNIINSDNKQAEQIHKRKKLQRPVIVMGAFIICLFTAMPALAANVTSIYELMYLVSPSVAQSFLPVQKSCVSNGIEMEVISTYIHGKTAEIYITMKDLEGNRIDETIDLNDSYNLRIPFDSIAHCERIGYDKKTKTATFLISITNCENKEIDGHKLTFSVNEFLSHKKEYKDLLVRDNLSDVEEAIQTQKAELRGWSGKSSEAYIADSENVIVLTPSKPMKFPVQGIQLTGMGYLGGRFHVQTSVVNNLSKDNHGYFVLKDEKGNVVDSDYSVAFSNDSDKRERVDYDEYVFNIPRTEIHNYALYGDFVTSGMFTEGKWKVTFNLEKSEDHN from the coding sequence ATGAATGAAAGAATTTCACCGGAACCAGAACTGATAAAGAACATTATAAATTCAGACAACAAACAGGCAGAACAGATACATAAAAGAAAAAAGCTACAGAGGCCGGTTATTGTAATGGGGGCATTTATTATCTGTCTTTTTACAGCCATGCCTGCATTAGCAGCAAATGTGACTTCAATTTATGAACTGATGTATCTGGTTTCACCCAGTGTGGCCCAGTCTTTTCTCCCGGTTCAGAAATCCTGTGTTAGTAATGGGATAGAAATGGAAGTTATTTCTACATATATCCATGGAAAAACCGCAGAAATATACATTACCATGAAGGATCTGGAAGGAAATCGCATTGATGAAACCATTGATTTAAATGACAGTTACAATCTGCGCATACCTTTTGACAGTATAGCCCACTGTGAAAGAATAGGGTATGATAAAAAAACAAAAACAGCCACATTTCTTATAAGCATAACCAATTGTGAAAATAAAGAAATTGATGGACATAAGCTGACTTTTTCAGTCAATGAATTCCTCAGCCATAAAAAGGAATATAAAGACCTTTTAGTCAGGGATAATTTATCGGATGTGGAAGAAGCCATACAAACACAGAAGGCAGAATTAAGGGGATGGAGTGGCAAAAGCAGTGAAGCATATATAGCTGACAGCGAAAATGTGATAGTGCTCACTCCATCTAAACCCATGAAGTTCCCAGTCCAGGGTATACAATTGACCGGTATGGGCTATTTAGGCGGAAGGTTCCATGTACAGACTTCAGTGGTGAATAATTTATCCAAAGACAATCACGGCTATTTTGTTTTAAAAGATGAAAAGGGGAATGTGGTAGATTCTGATTATAGTGTAGCCTTCTCAAATGATTCAGATAAAAGAGAACGGGTTGATTATGATGAATATGTCTTCAACATTCCCAGAACTGAAATCCACAATTATGCTTTGTATGGGGATTTTGTAACAAGCGGAATGTTTACAGAGGGAAAATGGAAAGTAACATTTAATTTGGAAAAGTCAGAAGATCATAACTGA
- the bcp gene encoding thioredoxin-dependent thiol peroxidase has product MLEVGKKAPDFNLRDKGGKEVSLKDFKGKKVVLYFYSKDNTAGCTKQACGFAELYPHFQEKGAEVIGISKDSQESHLKFAEKYQLPFILLSDPELQAIKAYDVWHEKNNYGKTSMGVVRTTYIISEEGVIEKAFTKVKAAENPEKMLSQLVSS; this is encoded by the coding sequence ATGTTAGAAGTAGGGAAAAAGGCACCAGATTTTAATTTACGTGATAAGGGCGGAAAAGAAGTTTCATTAAAGGACTTTAAAGGGAAAAAGGTGGTTCTGTATTTTTATTCTAAAGATAATACTGCAGGATGCACAAAACAGGCTTGTGGATTTGCAGAACTATATCCCCATTTTCAGGAAAAGGGAGCAGAGGTTATTGGAATAAGTAAGGATTCCCAGGAATCTCACCTGAAGTTTGCGGAAAAATATCAGCTTCCGTTTATATTACTTTCAGATCCGGAATTACAGGCAATAAAAGCTTATGATGTATGGCATGAAAAGAATAACTATGGAAAAACATCCATGGGCGTAGTGAGAACTACCTATATAATTAGTGAAGAAGGCGTGATAGAAAAAGCTTTTACAAAGGTTAAAGCAGCAGAAAACCCCGAAAAGATGCTGAGTCAACTGGTGTCTTCTTAG
- a CDS encoding YjdF family protein, whose translation MDNSIVSKFTVFFEEPFWVGIFERHAGAKYEVCKVIFGPEPKDYTVYDFMVKNQKHLKFSPGVEADRTDKNCTNPKRMQREIKKQVANAGIGTKAQQALKLQHDQTKTERKIRSKEMKEAEKERMFQMKQQKRKEKHRGH comes from the coding sequence ATGGACAACAGCATTGTTTCTAAATTTACTGTATTTTTTGAAGAACCCTTCTGGGTAGGAATTTTCGAACGTCATGCAGGGGCAAAATATGAAGTTTGTAAAGTAATATTCGGACCGGAGCCAAAAGATTATACAGTCTATGATTTTATGGTTAAAAATCAGAAGCATTTAAAGTTCAGTCCAGGAGTTGAAGCAGACAGAACGGACAAAAACTGTACCAATCCAAAACGTATGCAGCGTGAAATTAAAAAACAGGTTGCAAATGCAGGAATCGGGACAAAAGCACAGCAGGCTTTGAAACTTCAACATGATCAAACAAAGACAGAAAGAAAAATCCGTAGTAAGGAAATGAAAGAAGCGGAAAAGGAAAGAATGTTTCAAATGAAGCAACAAAAAAGAAAAGAGAAACACAGGGGGCATTAA
- a CDS encoding family 10 glycosylhydrolase translates to MMNEKGIYFSRLAGEKLTIAAFLLLIVLSVLIWGMSAKAVYADSNTNIGVSIDGTAVVLDQNLGTPFIDANSRTLVPFRGVMEKFGGTVDWDNDNRIASVIKNGTTVKVPIDQKYILVNGQKKDNDTAAVIKDGRTYLPIRAVLEAFGAGVAWDNTNRIVVINTDGTVAQFNDSGNQKNQDTKHDGELNAMWISYLEYMSMPKDEAGFKAAVDKMFDRCKNLGMNAVIVHVRSHCDAMYPSKYYPWALFASGKQGVDPGYDPLKYMIDAAHSRGLEFHAWVNPYRVTGYGTYWNQVAANNPVKVWQSDSDTTNDRWALLQKGEYYLNPAIPEVRDMVINGVKEIVENYDVDGIHFDDYFYPSVNDSDPSLCFDKPEYDKSGSSLSIADWRRNNVNMLVKGVYSAIKSAKPNVEFGISPAGNLSNLRKNNAYFVDIDRWLSEDGYVDYIMPQLYWGFETKDSSGNIAPYAYVNNLNSWISLASKGNVKLYVGLDMANAGTNVPDKNATSEWLRYNDIIARQVTTGRATGKVKGYAYFRYEFFNKDVTQNEVNNLVKVIK, encoded by the coding sequence ATGATGAATGAGAAAGGAATTTATTTTAGTCGATTGGCAGGGGAAAAACTAACCATTGCAGCTTTTCTTCTACTGATAGTTTTATCAGTACTTATTTGGGGAATGTCTGCAAAAGCCGTATATGCGGATTCTAATACCAATATTGGAGTAAGCATTGATGGCACAGCTGTGGTACTTGACCAAAATCTGGGTACACCATTTATTGATGCCAATAGCAGAACACTGGTACCATTCAGAGGTGTGATGGAAAAGTTCGGTGGAACAGTTGACTGGGATAATGATAACAGAATTGCCAGTGTAATAAAAAATGGAACAACTGTTAAAGTACCAATTGACCAAAAATATATTCTGGTAAACGGACAAAAAAAGGACAATGATACAGCTGCTGTAATAAAGGATGGACGTACATATTTACCTATCAGAGCTGTACTGGAGGCTTTTGGAGCAGGTGTAGCATGGGACAATACAAACCGTATTGTTGTAATTAATACGGATGGAACTGTTGCACAATTTAACGATTCAGGCAATCAAAAAAATCAGGATACCAAACATGATGGTGAATTAAACGCAATGTGGATTTCATATCTTGAATATATGAGTATGCCAAAGGATGAAGCTGGCTTTAAGGCAGCTGTAGATAAAATGTTTGATCGTTGTAAGAATCTTGGGATGAATGCAGTCATTGTTCATGTCCGCTCTCACTGCGATGCTATGTATCCTTCAAAGTATTATCCGTGGGCTCTCTTTGCCAGTGGAAAACAGGGGGTTGATCCTGGGTATGATCCGTTAAAGTATATGATTGATGCAGCACACAGCAGAGGTCTTGAATTTCATGCATGGGTAAATCCTTACAGAGTGACAGGTTATGGTACTTACTGGAATCAGGTAGCTGCAAACAATCCAGTGAAAGTATGGCAGTCTGACAGTGATACTACAAATGATCGATGGGCTCTTTTACAAAAGGGTGAATATTACTTAAATCCTGCAATTCCTGAAGTTAGAGATATGGTTATTAATGGAGTAAAAGAAATCGTTGAAAACTATGATGTAGATGGGATACACTTTGATGATTATTTTTACCCGTCAGTCAATGACAGTGATCCATCATTATGCTTTGACAAGCCTGAATATGATAAATCCGGAAGCAGTTTAAGTATTGCAGACTGGCGTAGGAACAACGTGAATATGCTGGTAAAGGGTGTTTATTCAGCCATAAAATCTGCTAAACCAAACGTTGAATTTGGCATAAGTCCTGCAGGAAATTTATCTAATTTACGAAAAAACAATGCTTACTTTGTTGATATAGACAGATGGTTATCAGAAGATGGTTATGTGGACTATATCATGCCGCAGCTTTACTGGGGATTTGAAACAAAGGATTCTTCTGGAAACATAGCTCCGTATGCTTATGTAAACAATCTGAATTCTTGGATAAGTCTGGCCTCAAAAGGCAATGTAAAGCTATATGTGGGTCTTGATATGGCAAATGCCGGCACGAATGTTCCAGACAAAAATGCAACCTCGGAGTGGCTCAGATATAATGACATCATAGCAAGACAGGTTACAACTGGAAGGGCAACAGGAAAAGTTAAAGGTTATGCATATTTCAGATATGAATTCTTTAATAAGGATGTTACACAAAATGAAGTCAATAATCTGGTAAAAGTAATTAAATAA
- a CDS encoding S8 family peptidase: MAETNRTRWGRNSMPNITNRNQQKNLHQRQSQKERDNRGFFLPYSFTPKGAVKTGSISAVSGIDINISPAWNLYKSQRNVVIAMIDTGIDYNHEDLSNVLWTNQDEIPGNGMDDDGNGYIDDIYGWNFYNNDNNIYVGQEDDHGTHGAGTIAATRNNSVGIAGIADEDSVSIMSLKALGGEDGSGTTESIIKAIEYAEANGASICNLSLGTTSYDKELYDAMAHSKMLFVVAAGNGDSNGGTDIDETPTYPAAFDLDNIISVANISCDGKLSDSSNYGEKSVDIAAPGSYILSLTADNGYAYMSGTSMAAPMVTGVAALVYSSNANLSLAGVKNVILATATHLDSLSQKVSCGGMLNAGAAVQNSIEQTKK; encoded by the coding sequence ATGGCAGAAACCAACAGAACCCGGTGGGGCAGGAATTCTATGCCCAATATAACAAACAGAAACCAGCAGAAAAACCTGCATCAAAGGCAAAGCCAGAAGGAACGGGATAACAGAGGTTTCTTTCTGCCGTACAGCTTTACCCCAAAGGGAGCGGTTAAGACAGGAAGCATTTCCGCGGTGTCTGGAATCGATATCAATATATCTCCTGCCTGGAACTTATACAAAAGCCAGAGAAATGTGGTTATTGCCATGATTGATACGGGTATTGACTATAACCATGAAGATTTATCCAACGTTTTGTGGACAAATCAGGATGAGATCCCGGGAAATGGCATGGACGATGATGGAAATGGCTATATAGATGACATTTATGGATGGAATTTCTATAACAACGACAACAATATATATGTGGGGCAGGAGGACGATCACGGAACTCACGGGGCAGGTACCATTGCAGCCACCAGGAACAATTCAGTAGGCATTGCGGGAATTGCAGATGAAGATTCTGTGTCTATTATGAGTCTGAAGGCTCTGGGAGGAGAAGATGGCAGCGGGACCACAGAATCCATAATAAAGGCAATTGAATATGCAGAAGCAAATGGTGCATCAATTTGCAATCTGAGCCTTGGTACCACTTCATATGATAAGGAACTTTATGACGCAATGGCTCATTCCAAAATGTTGTTTGTTGTAGCTGCAGGAAATGGAGATTCAAATGGGGGGACAGATATTGATGAAACGCCTACCTATCCAGCGGCATTTGATCTTGATAATATTATTTCTGTCGCAAATATTTCATGTGACGGAAAGCTGTCCGACAGTTCCAATTATGGAGAAAAATCTGTTGATATTGCAGCACCGGGAAGTTATATATTAAGTCTCACTGCAGATAACGGGTATGCTTATATGTCCGGGACGTCAATGGCAGCACCGATGGTTACTGGCGTAGCAGCATTAGTATACAGTTCCAATGCAAATTTAAGTCTTGCAGGTGTTAAGAATGTAATACTGGCTACTGCAACACACCTGGACAGTCTCTCTCAAAAAGTAAGTTGTGGAGGAATGCTAAACGCTGGTGCAGCTGTTCAGAATAGTATAGAACAGACTAAAAAATAA
- a CDS encoding RNA polymerase sigma factor, which produces MKTQSFNSDDCIELVVKRYTDMVYRLAFAQTRNKSDADDIFQEVFMRYIRKKPEFQTEEHRKAWLIRVTINCSKKLWASAWKRKTEGLDESAIFQEQDEKYLYLELKKLPVRYRAVIHLFYYEDLSIEEISKILKRKPSTVRTQLTRGRYKLKEILKEEYDV; this is translated from the coding sequence ATGAAAACACAATCATTCAATTCAGATGATTGCATAGAACTTGTTGTAAAAAGGTATACAGATATGGTTTATCGTCTGGCTTTTGCCCAGACCAGAAATAAAAGTGATGCAGATGACATTTTTCAGGAAGTATTCATGAGATACATAAGAAAGAAGCCGGAATTCCAAACGGAAGAGCACCGGAAGGCGTGGCTTATCCGGGTAACAATAAACTGCAGCAAAAAGTTATGGGCATCTGCATGGAAAAGAAAAACTGAAGGACTGGATGAGTCTGCAATTTTCCAGGAACAGGATGAAAAATATCTGTACTTGGAACTGAAAAAACTGCCTGTCAGATACAGAGCGGTTATACATTTATTTTACTATGAAGATCTGAGCATTGAAGAAATCAGTAAGATTTTAAAACGAAAGCCATCAACTGTCAGAACCCAGCTTACCCGGGGAAGATATAAGCTGAAGGAGATATTAAAGGAGGAGTATGATGTTTAG
- a CDS encoding GGDEF domain-containing protein, translating to MLLYALLSGYFQIKKVKKITVLHKIYEISFGGFGFAVAISRALLLQNSVFAIPTIYIAVIYGFAVFFYFSPVISLCMYSITCISITVLFPVFHHDLVQLTFAQDILSNNIIAWIACVINYQRYAKEYESQRMICDKNERLQAKTSKIEKTNQVLQYISNVDALTNIYNRRKLNEILETEYDRCKMLSKNIALILMDVDLFKSINDTYGHNDGDRVLAQLGQILKNNVGKSDKVGRWGGEEFLIICPETDIEDAFNLAERIRKIIQNSEFRLGRNITCSFGVTEKKEPDTINDLMLRADKGLYKAKEGGRNRVEQEK from the coding sequence ATGTTATTATATGCTTTATTAAGTGGATATTTTCAAATTAAAAAAGTAAAAAAAATAACAGTACTTCATAAAATATATGAAATCAGTTTTGGGGGCTTTGGTTTTGCTGTTGCCATATCAAGGGCTTTACTTCTTCAAAACAGTGTTTTTGCCATACCTACAATTTATATTGCTGTTATTTATGGATTTGCAGTATTCTTTTATTTTTCTCCTGTCATAAGCTTATGTATGTATAGTATAACTTGTATTTCAATCACAGTTTTATTCCCTGTATTTCATCATGACCTGGTTCAACTGACCTTTGCACAGGATATATTATCCAATAATATTATTGCCTGGATTGCCTGTGTGATTAATTATCAGCGATATGCAAAGGAATATGAATCCCAGCGTATGATTTGTGATAAAAATGAACGGCTTCAGGCTAAAACCAGTAAAATTGAAAAGACAAACCAGGTATTACAATATATTTCAAATGTGGATGCATTGACAAATATTTATAATCGCAGAAAGTTAAATGAAATTCTGGAAACCGAATATGACAGATGTAAAATGCTCAGTAAAAATATTGCTTTAATATTGATGGACGTTGACTTGTTTAAATCTATTAATGACACTTATGGTCACAATGACGGAGACAGGGTCCTTGCCCAGTTAGGGCAAATCCTTAAAAACAACGTAGGAAAAAGTGATAAAGTGGGAAGATGGGGTGGCGAAGAATTCTTGATTATCTGCCCTGAAACAGATATTGAAGATGCATTTAATCTGGCAGAAAGAATAAGAAAAATCATTCAGAATTCCGAATTCAGACTGGGACGAAACATAACCTGCAGTTTTGGTGTAACTGAGAAAAAAGAACCAGACACCATTAATGATTTAATGCTTCGAGCAGATAAAGGACTTTATAAAGCCAAAGAAGGAGGAAGAAACAGAGTAGAGCAGGAGAAATAA
- a CDS encoding AAA family ATPase, protein MKPTNLIISAFGPYADKVEIDLSKLGERGLYLITGDTGAGKTTIFDAITFALYGEASGNNREASMFRSKYAHENIPTFVEMTFIYCHKKYRIRRNPEYLRPAKRGEGFTAEKAEAELVYPDGRILTNAKRVTEAVEGLIGLDRDQFKQIAMIAQGDFMRLLLASTKERSEIFRDIFNTKLYQRLQDKLKNESGTLKNEYESLKQSISQYIEGVVCDSNDPLNMELDKMKTQGNIDTINDTVELIEKIINQDEKLQQQYKKMLDETEKKIEVMNGILAKAEKETIAYKTLEEEELRKGQKLQELTLYKNNLDTEALKQAEIEQIVGIIQTSKDKLKEYDELQRLNEEIEKKNKLLYSHKTNVVNCKGDLEKSTIILDNLKKESINLKDAGINIEKLHHQKKDILEKQNMVTILLNALTDLELLNKKLSETQLKYKNAFQRAEDARNLFNTMEKAFLDEQAGILASRLEEGERCPVCGSCEHPLKAQMSEAAPTEEELQRAKTNSEKLQTEVIGYSTEAGKLKGKVEVSRAEIIKQGALLLGENQSEEIKDKTIIKKEQLKSQLTETLNQIANEENRLKRKERLEEEIPQTELKIKEYEKAVSENHQQVISLEMEMKGLEEAKDKILRTLEFNSKSEAEKNIKEQELKKTMIQNAFERAKKVYEECNLAVAECSAKIETLREQLKDTEKVNLDEENGKKAALQQEKNEWNRSVTQVVSRLDRNYVALQRINAQRDHLSNVENRWIWMKALSNTANGNISGKEKVMLETYIQMNYFDRIVAKANTRMMVMTGGQYELKRRAEAENRQSQSGLELDVIDHYNGTERSVKTLSGGESFKASLSLALGLSDEIQSSAGGIQLDTMFVDEGFGSLDEESLNQAIKALAGLTEGNRLVGIISHVAELKEKIDKQIVVIKEKTGGSKVEICC, encoded by the coding sequence ATGAAACCGACCAATTTAATTATATCAGCATTTGGACCCTATGCAGACAAAGTGGAAATAGATTTGTCCAAGTTAGGGGAAAGGGGCTTATATTTAATAACAGGAGATACAGGAGCAGGAAAAACTACCATTTTTGATGCCATTACCTTTGCACTGTATGGAGAAGCCAGCGGCAATAATCGGGAGGCCAGCATGTTTCGCAGTAAATATGCCCATGAAAATATACCCACTTTTGTAGAGATGACTTTTATATATTGCCATAAAAAATATAGAATAAGAAGAAACCCTGAATACTTACGTCCCGCAAAACGTGGGGAAGGCTTTACTGCAGAAAAAGCTGAGGCAGAACTGGTATACCCGGATGGCAGGATTCTGACTAATGCCAAGAGAGTTACGGAGGCGGTTGAAGGGTTGATTGGACTGGACCGGGATCAGTTTAAACAGATTGCCATGATAGCTCAGGGAGACTTTATGCGGCTGCTTCTGGCTTCTACAAAAGAACGAAGTGAAATATTCAGAGACATTTTCAATACCAAGTTATATCAGAGATTGCAGGACAAATTGAAGAATGAGTCTGGAACTTTAAAAAATGAATATGAAAGTCTGAAGCAAAGTATATCACAGTATATAGAAGGTGTAGTCTGTGACAGCAACGACCCCTTAAATATGGAACTGGACAAAATGAAAACTCAGGGAAATATTGACACCATTAATGACACGGTAGAACTAATCGAAAAAATTATAAATCAGGATGAAAAACTACAGCAGCAGTATAAAAAGATGCTAGATGAAACAGAAAAAAAGATAGAGGTAATGAATGGAATCCTGGCTAAAGCAGAAAAAGAAACCATAGCATATAAAACTTTAGAGGAAGAAGAATTACGAAAGGGTCAAAAGTTACAAGAATTGACACTATACAAAAATAATCTGGATACAGAAGCTTTAAAACAGGCAGAAATTGAACAAATTGTTGGAATTATTCAGACATCAAAAGACAAATTGAAGGAATATGATGAGCTACAGCGTCTTAATGAAGAGATTGAGAAAAAGAATAAACTACTATATTCACATAAAACCAATGTGGTAAACTGTAAGGGGGACCTTGAAAAATCAACAATTATCTTAGATAATTTAAAAAAGGAATCAATAAATTTAAAGGATGCAGGAATAAACATAGAAAAACTTCATCATCAGAAAAAGGATATTCTGGAAAAGCAAAATATGGTGACGATATTACTCAATGCCCTTACTGATTTAGAGCTGTTGAATAAAAAGCTAAGTGAAACTCAGTTAAAATATAAAAATGCATTCCAACGTGCAGAAGACGCCAGAAATCTTTTTAACACCATGGAGAAGGCTTTTCTGGATGAACAGGCTGGCATTCTGGCATCAAGGCTGGAAGAGGGGGAAAGGTGTCCTGTATGTGGATCCTGTGAACATCCCCTAAAAGCACAAATGTCTGAAGCTGCCCCAACTGAAGAAGAATTGCAAAGGGCAAAAACAAATAGTGAAAAACTACAGACAGAGGTGATTGGTTACAGTACTGAAGCAGGAAAATTAAAAGGAAAGGTAGAAGTATCTAGGGCAGAAATAATAAAACAGGGAGCCCTTTTACTGGGAGAAAACCAGTCTGAAGAAATAAAAGACAAAACAATCATTAAAAAGGAGCAGTTAAAGAGCCAACTTACGGAAACGCTTAACCAGATTGCCAATGAAGAAAACCGTCTGAAGAGAAAAGAAAGACTGGAAGAAGAAATACCTCAGACAGAATTGAAAATTAAAGAATATGAAAAAGCTGTTTCAGAAAATCATCAACAGGTTATTTCACTTGAAATGGAGATGAAGGGACTGGAAGAAGCAAAAGATAAGATTCTTAGAACTTTAGAATTTAATTCAAAATCTGAGGCAGAAAAGAATATTAAAGAACAGGAATTAAAAAAGACCATGATACAGAACGCCTTCGAACGTGCCAAGAAGGTATATGAAGAATGTAATCTGGCTGTTGCTGAATGCAGTGCCAAGATAGAAACGTTGAGGGAACAGCTTAAAGATACAGAAAAAGTTAATTTAGATGAAGAAAATGGAAAAAAAGCTGCACTGCAACAGGAAAAAAACGAATGGAACAGATCTGTTACTCAGGTTGTGTCCAGGCTGGATAGAAATTATGTGGCATTACAACGGATTAATGCCCAAAGGGATCATTTGTCTAATGTAGAAAACCGCTGGATATGGATGAAAGCGCTTTCTAATACGGCTAACGGAAATATTTCAGGAAAAGAAAAGGTTATGCTGGAAACATACATTCAGATGAACTATTTTGACAGGATTGTGGCCAAAGCAAATACAAGAATGATGGTAATGACCGGAGGCCAGTATGAATTAAAAAGAAGAGCAGAGGCTGAAAACAGGCAGAGCCAGAGTGGACTGGAACTGGATGTAATAGATCATTACAACGGTACGGAGCGAAGTGTTAAAACTCTTTCCGGAGGGGAATCTTTTAAAGCTTCTTTATCTCTGGCTTTGGGACTTTCTGATGAAATTCAGTCTTCTGCAGGAGGAATTCAGCTGGATACCATGTTTGTAGATGAAGGCTTCGGATCGCTGGATGAAGAATCTCTGAATCAGGCCATTAAGGCTTTAGCCGGATTAACAGAGGGAAACAGACTGGTAGGTATCATTTCTCATGTGGCAGAATTAAAAGAAAAAATCGATAAACAAATTGTTGTCATTAAAGAGAAAACAGGAGGCAGCAAAGTAGAGATTTGCTGCTGA
- a CDS encoding exonuclease SbcCD subunit D → MKLIHLSDLHIGKRVNEFSMLEDQEYILNEIIHVIQDEKPEGVILAGDIYDKSVPSAEAVQLFDDFLTQLSERKLSVFVISGNHDSAERMAFGGRLMKTSGVYMAPVFNGRVNPIELNDSTGDINIYMLPFIKPVYVKRYYPEVQIETHNDAVKTVIGSMKIDTNKRNILICHQFVTGAVCCESEELSIGGLDNVDAGLFDDFDYVALGHIHGPQKIIRETVRYAGTPLKYSFSEIRHKKSLTVIEMGVKSDITVRTVELIPKRDMREIKGSYLEITARDYYKNMNTDNYMHITLTDEEDIPDAVSRLRVIYPNIMKLDYDNKRTRSSTVISGNHQIDRKSPLELFQEFYEKQNNQEMSEEQRQYTSQLIENIWEEEA, encoded by the coding sequence ATGAAGTTAATTCATCTTTCAGACCTTCATATTGGAAAAAGAGTCAATGAATTTTCTATGCTGGAGGATCAGGAATACATACTTAATGAAATCATTCATGTGATTCAGGATGAAAAACCTGAGGGTGTCATTCTGGCGGGAGATATTTATGATAAATCCGTACCTTCAGCTGAAGCTGTACAGCTATTTGATGATTTTCTGACTCAGTTATCTGAAAGAAAGCTTTCCGTATTTGTAATAAGCGGAAATCATGATTCAGCAGAGCGTATGGCTTTTGGGGGCAGGTTAATGAAAACCAGCGGAGTGTATATGGCACCTGTTTTCAATGGAAGGGTCAACCCCATAGAACTAAATGATTCTACAGGGGATATAAATATTTATATGCTGCCTTTTATAAAGCCAGTTTATGTGAAGAGATATTATCCAGAGGTTCAGATTGAAACCCATAATGATGCAGTGAAAACGGTCATAGGCAGCATGAAAATTGACACCAATAAAAGGAATATACTAATCTGTCACCAGTTTGTGACAGGAGCTGTATGCTGTGAATCAGAAGAATTATCCATAGGCGGGCTTGATAATGTAGATGCTGGGTTATTTGACGACTTTGATTATGTTGCATTAGGACACATTCATGGACCACAGAAAATCATCCGGGAAACGGTCAGGTATGCAGGAACTCCTCTTAAATATTCATTTTCTGAAATCCGCCATAAAAAATCCCTTACGGTTATAGAAATGGGGGTCAAGAGCGATATCACTGTCAGGACAGTGGAATTAATTCCCAAAAGAGATATGCGTGAAATTAAAGGAAGCTATTTGGAGATTACAGCCAGGGACTATTATAAAAATATGAATACGGATAATTATATGCATATCACTCTTACGGATGAAGAAGATATTCCGGACGCTGTCAGCAGACTGCGGGTCATTTATCCTAATATAATGAAGCTGGATTATGATAATAAGCGTACACGCAGTAGCACAGTAATTTCTGGGAACCATCAGATAGACAGGAAATCACCACTGGAGCTTTTTCAGGAATTTTATGAGAAACAGAACAATCAGGAAATGTCAGAAGAACAGCGCCAGTACACTTCACAATTGATTGAGAACATTTGGGAGGAGGAAGCATGA